From the genome of Actinomycetota bacterium:
GGACACAGGGCCTGTCCACGCTCGAGTTCCTCCGCGACGTCGGCAAGCACTTCAGCGTCAACCGGATGCTCGACCGGGAGGCCGTCGCGGCCCGGCTGGCCGGTCCGGGGATCTCGTACACCGAGTTCAGCTACCAGCTGCTGCAGTCGCTGGACTACCTGGAGCTGTACCGGCGCTACGACTGCCGGTTGCAGACCGGGGGCTCCGACCAGTGGGGCAACATCACCGCCGGGGTGGATCTCGTCCGCCGCGTCACCGGCACGGCGGTGCACGGCCTGACCACGCCGCTGCTGACCAAGGCCGACGGGACCAAGTTCGGCAAGACCGAGAGCGGCACGGTGTGGCTCGACCCGGCGCTGACCTCGCCGTACGCCTTCTTCCAGTTCTGGCTGGCCAGCGACGACCGTGACGTGCCTGCCTTGCTGCGGATGTTCTCGGCACGGTCCGCCGACGAGGTCGCCGCACTGCAGCAGGCCACCGTCGAGCGGCCCGCGGCGCGCGAGGCGCCGCGGGCGCTGGCCGAGGAGATGACCACCTTGGTGCACGGCGCTGCCGCTGCGGCGGCGGCGGCCGCGGCCGGCCGGGCCCTGTTCGGGCAGGCCTCGCTGTACGAGATCGACGAGGCCACGCTGGCTGCAGCTCTGCAGGAGACCCCCTCGGTGAAGGTCGGCGGCGGCCAGCTGCCGGCGTACGTCGACCTGCTGGCCGCGAGCGGGCTGGTGGCCAGCAAGGCCGCGGCCCGGCGGACGGTGGCCGAAGGCGGGGCGTACC
Proteins encoded in this window:
- a CDS encoding tyrosine--tRNA ligase — its product is MLAELHWRDLVAQSTDREALAAELAAGPVTVYCGFDPTAPSLHLGNLAQILTLRRFQLAGHRPIALVGGATGLIGDPKMAGERTLNPQDVVAAWGERIGGQLRHFLDPDGPNGVLVADNYEWTQGLSTLEFLRDVGKHFSVNRMLDREAVAARLAGPGISYTEFSYQLLQSLDYLELYRRYDCRLQTGGSDQWGNITAGVDLVRRVTGTAVHGLTTPLLTKADGTKFGKTESGTVWLDPALTSPYAFFQFWLASDDRDVPALLRMFSARSADEVAALQQATVERPAAREAPRALAEEMTTLVHGAAAAAAAAAAGRALFGQASLYEIDEATLAAALQETPSVKVGGGQLPAYVDLLAASGLVASKAAARRTVAEGGAYLNNERVTDDTFVPGPADLVHGRFLVLRRGRRAVAGVEVVAP